The following proteins are co-located in the Dehalococcoides mccartyi 195 genome:
- a CDS encoding permease, with the protein MDFILSLLAGGFSALLEYLSAHVIACLVPAFFIAGAISVFLDPYIVTKYFGSKVNPFVSYSIASISGFILAVCSCTVLPLFAGIYKRGGGIGPAVTFLYSGPAISILAVSLSAGVLGYDIGIARAIFAIIFSILIGLIMAYLFRKDKPDTAQQITSLPADTAAKRPLYQTLIYFGSLIAILIFASAKNIPVFLLALLVLLFCLWRFFNMSQIKEWLSETWRFVKLIFPWLVGGIFIAGVLKTLIPADFITSYVGSNNPVSNLIASLSGALLYFATLTEVPIVKAFVDLGMAKGPALALLLAGPAVSLPGFLVIRKILGNRKALTYIGLVIISSSLAGFIFGIF; encoded by the coding sequence ATGGACTTTATCCTGAGTTTGCTGGCGGGCGGCTTTTCCGCCCTGCTGGAATACCTTTCCGCCCACGTGATAGCCTGTCTGGTTCCGGCATTTTTTATTGCCGGGGCTATTTCGGTTTTCCTTGACCCGTACATAGTCACCAAATATTTCGGCAGTAAAGTAAACCCGTTTGTCTCATACAGCATTGCCTCTATTTCAGGGTTTATACTGGCCGTATGCTCCTGCACTGTTTTGCCGCTTTTTGCCGGTATTTACAAACGCGGCGGAGGTATCGGCCCGGCAGTCACCTTTCTTTATTCCGGCCCGGCCATAAGTATTCTGGCTGTCTCACTGTCTGCCGGGGTACTTGGCTACGATATCGGTATTGCCAGAGCTATCTTTGCCATCATATTTTCTATACTAATCGGGCTTATTATGGCCTACCTGTTCCGCAAAGATAAGCCGGATACCGCCCAGCAGATAACCAGCCTGCCCGCAGATACGGCCGCCAAACGCCCCCTATACCAGACCTTGATTTATTTCGGCAGTCTGATTGCCATACTTATATTCGCATCCGCCAAAAATATACCCGTATTCCTGCTGGCACTTTTAGTATTGCTCTTCTGCCTGTGGCGGTTTTTCAATATGTCTCAGATAAAAGAATGGCTTTCCGAAACATGGCGTTTTGTGAAGCTTATTTTCCCGTGGCTGGTAGGCGGCATTTTTATAGCCGGGGTTTTAAAAACCCTGATTCCGGCTGATTTTATCACCAGCTACGTGGGCAGCAATAACCCTGTTTCAAACCTTATAGCCTCGCTTTCGGGGGCGTTACTCTATTTTGCCACCCTGACCGAAGTCCCTATAGTCAAGGCATTTGTTGATTTAGGTATGGCCAAAGGCCCGGCACTGGCTCTGCTGCTGGCAGGACCGGCTGTTTCTTTACCCGGTTTCCTGGTTATCCGCAAAATACTGGGTAACCGCAAAGCCCTCACTTATATAGGGCTGGTAATCATTAGTTCAAGTTTAGCCGGGTTTATATTCGGCATATTCTAA
- the rpmG gene encoding 50S ribosomal protein L33 encodes MAKKTDTRIVINMACTDCGERNYTTEKNKRNDPRRIELNKYCPRCREAKVHRETK; translated from the coding sequence ATGGCCAAAAAAACTGACACAAGAATTGTGATAAATATGGCTTGTACTGACTGTGGTGAAAGAAACTACACCACTGAAAAGAACAAGCGCAACGATCCCAGGCGTATAGAGCTTAACAAGTACTGCCCGCGCTGCCGTGAGGCAAAGGTGCATCGCGAGACCAAGTAA
- a CDS encoding PIG-L deacetylase family protein yields the protein MSFKADVLVIMPHPDDAEFGAGGTIAKMTAEGKKVAYVVCTNGDKGTSDRNMIPSELIKIREEEQRQAAAVLGVGRVVFLGKPDQGLENTPELRKELVRQIRTFKPFTVITTDPYQRYMWWHRDHRQCGEAVMDAIFPYSRDHLAYPDLIAEGLEPHKVSELLLSNPQEPNYEVDISQTAILKLKSISCHKSQGGGRMDEVISALSGKSDISAYAEMYPDAEKYIRTESFHRVDMWW from the coding sequence ATGTCTTTCAAAGCTGATGTGTTGGTTATCATGCCTCATCCGGATGATGCCGAATTCGGGGCAGGCGGTACTATTGCCAAAATGACCGCCGAAGGTAAAAAAGTGGCTTATGTAGTCTGTACCAATGGGGATAAAGGCACTTCTGACCGCAATATGATACCGTCGGAGCTGATAAAGATACGTGAAGAAGAGCAGCGTCAGGCGGCAGCCGTACTGGGGGTTGGCAGGGTAGTTTTCCTGGGCAAACCTGACCAGGGGCTTGAAAATACGCCTGAACTGCGCAAAGAACTGGTACGCCAGATACGCACTTTCAAACCGTTTACGGTTATTACTACAGACCCGTATCAGCGTTATATGTGGTGGCATAGAGACCACCGCCAGTGCGGAGAAGCCGTGATGGACGCTATTTTCCCGTATTCGCGTGACCATTTGGCTTACCCTGACCTTATTGCCGAAGGTTTGGAGCCGCATAAAGTGAGTGAGCTTTTGCTTTCAAACCCCCAGGAGCCTAACTATGAGGTTGATATAAGCCAGACGGCCATACTTAAACTTAAATCCATTTCCTGCCATAAAAGCCAGGGCGGAGGCCGGATGGACGAGGTTATTTCGGCCTTAAGCGGTAAGAGCGATATCAGCGCATACGCTGAGATGTACCCTGATGCCGAAAAGTATATAAGAACCGAGTCATTTCACCGGGTGGATATGTGGTGGTAA
- a CDS encoding ArsR/SmtB family transcription factor: MEKYASIFKALADEYRLRILSLLFKQECCVCEIQQALGISQTSASRHLQNLHQAGLIKLRRDGLWALYSVNWAEFAPDLKKVMQSVSAMLEQNPQADTDFGQLKSSCRRSNG; the protein is encoded by the coding sequence ATGGAAAAATATGCATCCATTTTTAAAGCGCTGGCAGATGAATACCGTCTGCGGATACTGAGTTTACTTTTCAAACAGGAATGCTGTGTCTGTGAAATCCAGCAGGCACTGGGCATAAGCCAGACTTCTGCTTCCCGTCACCTGCAAAACCTGCATCAGGCCGGGCTGATAAAACTCCGCCGTGATGGTTTATGGGCACTGTATTCGGTAAACTGGGCTGAATTTGCACCTGACCTTAAAAAGGTCATGCAGAGCGTATCAGCCATGCTGGAACAAAACCCGCAGGCAGACACAGATTTCGGGCAGCTAAAATCCAGCTGCAGACGAAGCAACGGCTAA
- a CDS encoding glycosyltransferase family 4 protein, translated as MARKKLRIALISLHSCPLGQPGGRDTGGMNVYICELARTLGRLGHQVDIYTRAHDPRDDVWEFLAPNVRLIHIQAGPVEDMGKLAQYEHLESFVCGLEKFRKHEGITYDLIHSHYWLSARAGLVLSKHWNVPHLVMFHTLGKVKNRLMQAQVDPQLRLDAEQNIVQETDLIIASTQNEKEDLISLYQASADKIRVIPCGVNTNLFSLANRAESEAVLGLSQVPKALFVGRLEKLKGLDNLLRAVALIDSDMELMVVGGDEYSQGERNRLEALSGELGISDKVKFYGAVRQDMLAGYYNAARVCVVPSYYESFGMVILEAMACGTPVISGRVGVAPDIICPGVNGCLTPGNQPEQLAGCMKEWLYQKEIDRKAIREIAGKYAWQSVSAQVESVYYAILSAKTAEII; from the coding sequence TTGGCCAGAAAAAAATTACGTATTGCACTTATCAGCTTGCACAGCTGTCCTCTGGGGCAGCCCGGCGGACGGGATACCGGCGGTATGAATGTGTATATCTGCGAACTGGCCCGGACTTTAGGCCGTTTAGGGCACCAGGTTGATATTTATACCCGCGCCCATGACCCCCGTGATGACGTCTGGGAATTTTTAGCCCCGAACGTGCGGCTTATTCATATTCAGGCCGGGCCGGTAGAGGATATGGGCAAGCTGGCCCAGTATGAGCATCTGGAGAGCTTTGTCTGCGGGCTGGAAAAATTCCGTAAACACGAGGGTATTACATATGACCTTATCCACAGCCATTACTGGCTGTCTGCCAGAGCCGGGCTGGTTTTAAGTAAGCACTGGAATGTACCCCATCTGGTTATGTTTCACACTCTGGGGAAGGTTAAAAACCGTTTGATGCAGGCCCAGGTTGACCCTCAGCTCCGCTTGGATGCCGAGCAGAATATAGTCCAGGAAACCGACCTGATAATAGCCTCTACCCAAAATGAAAAAGAAGACCTGATATCTTTGTATCAGGCGTCAGCGGATAAAATACGGGTAATTCCCTGTGGGGTAAATACCAATCTTTTCTCTCTGGCCAACCGCGCCGAATCTGAAGCAGTCCTGGGGCTTTCCCAAGTGCCTAAGGCATTATTTGTGGGGCGGCTGGAGAAGCTGAAGGGGCTGGATAATCTGCTGAGGGCGGTTGCCCTGATTGATAGTGATATGGAGCTTATGGTGGTGGGCGGTGACGAATACAGCCAGGGGGAAAGAAACCGGCTGGAAGCTCTGTCCGGAGAACTTGGCATCTCGGATAAAGTGAAATTTTACGGGGCGGTCAGGCAGGATATGCTGGCAGGTTATTATAATGCCGCCAGAGTTTGCGTAGTTCCCTCTTATTATGAGAGTTTCGGCATGGTTATCCTGGAAGCTATGGCCTGCGGCACTCCGGTGATTAGCGGCAGGGTGGGGGTTGCGCCTGACATAATTTGCCCAGGCGTAAATGGCTGTCTTACCCCCGGCAATCAGCCGGAACAGCTGGCTGGTTGTATGAAGGAATGGCTTTATCAAAAAGAAATTGACCGCAAAGCTATAAGGGAAATAGCCGGTAAATACGCCTGGCAATCTGTATCGGCTCAGGTAGAGTCTGTGTATTATGCTATTTTATCTGCCAAAACAGCAGAGATTATTTAG
- a CDS encoding GNAT family N-acetyltransferase, whose product MVYVFKELSLEELSSDFASGQNGLNFVYPFLHPGWQSVWQKCFSPPGRQVCGLVTLGSETVGLIALRIDSGVARFIADGNVFDYLDFAVKPGHQAGYFELLLKLLKQNQVEVLELEGLTARSQAYDVLLPLAKEKGILVVCEQADVSPLLELPADFEKYLAGLEKHQRHELKRKLRRLEETLTPRLEVVTSPGDIDILLDQMELSHLEKAIFLNPEMRCYFKQLADWLGSQGYLRLVFLKTGETVLASLFCFDYNNIRYLYNSGYNPEYSHLSVGVLSKMLAIKDSIEKGYDAFDFLRGEEKYKFHLGGKSQPVYRCCITLDSQV is encoded by the coding sequence ATGGTATATGTTTTTAAGGAACTCAGCCTTGAGGAATTAAGCTCTGATTTTGCCTCCGGCCAAAACGGGCTTAATTTTGTTTATCCCTTTTTGCACCCCGGCTGGCAGTCTGTCTGGCAGAAGTGTTTTTCTCCGCCCGGCAGGCAAGTTTGCGGGCTGGTGACTTTGGGGTCTGAGACGGTGGGGCTTATAGCCTTGCGGATAGACAGCGGGGTTGCCCGTTTTATAGCTGACGGAAATGTTTTTGATTATCTGGATTTTGCGGTAAAACCCGGCCATCAGGCCGGATATTTTGAGCTGCTGCTTAAGCTTTTGAAGCAAAACCAGGTTGAGGTGCTGGAACTGGAGGGGCTTACAGCCCGTTCCCAGGCTTATGACGTTCTGCTGCCGCTGGCGAAAGAAAAAGGTATTTTGGTAGTTTGCGAACAGGCAGACGTTTCTCCGCTGCTTGAGCTGCCGGCTGACTTTGAAAAATACCTGGCAGGGCTGGAAAAGCACCAGCGCCACGAACTTAAACGCAAATTACGCCGTCTTGAGGAAACTCTGACACCCCGGCTGGAAGTAGTGACCAGCCCTGGTGATATAGATATTTTGCTTGACCAGATGGAGCTCAGCCACCTTGAGAAAGCAATTTTCCTTAATCCGGAAATGCGCTGCTATTTTAAGCAGCTGGCAGACTGGCTTGGCAGTCAGGGCTATCTGCGTCTTGTTTTTCTCAAAACCGGGGAGACTGTTTTGGCAAGTCTGTTTTGCTTTGATTATAATAATATAAGATACTTGTATAACAGCGGCTACAATCCGGAGTATTCCCACCTTAGTGTGGGCGTGCTTTCCAAAATGCTGGCTATTAAGGATTCTATTGAAAAAGGCTATGATGCCTTTGATTTTCTGCGCGGAGAGGAAAAATATAAATTTCATCTGGGCGGGAAATCCCAGCCGGTTTACCGCTGCTGCATAACTCTGGATAGTCAGGTATAA
- the tuf gene encoding elongation factor Tu, translated as MAKQKFDRSKPHCNVGTIGHVDHGKTTLTAAITRTLSTKGWADFRAYDQIDNAPEEKARGLTIAISHIEYQTETRHYAHIDCPGHADYIKNMITGAAQMDGAILVVSAPDGPMPQTREHVLLIHQVEVPAVVVALNKCDMMDDEELLELVELEVRELLTKNSFPGDEIPIVRVSAIKALECGCGKRECEWCGRIWKLMDAVDSYIPIPPRPVDKPFLMKVEDVFSIKGRGTVATGRVERGIIKGGDEVDLVGLHHEPRKIVVTSLEMFHKILDSAEPGDAVGLLLRGVEREDIERGMVLAKPGSIKPHINAEAEVYVLSKDEGGRHTPFFNGYKPQFFFGTTDVTGEIHLPEGVEMVVPGDHVKMKISTIYPVAMEKGMRFAIREGGKTVGAGAISQVLS; from the coding sequence ATGGCAAAGCAAAAGTTTGACCGCTCTAAGCCTCATTGTAATGTAGGCACTATTGGGCATGTAGACCATGGCAAAACTACCTTGACAGCGGCTATTACCCGAACCCTTTCAACCAAGGGCTGGGCTGATTTCCGCGCCTATGACCAGATTGATAACGCTCCTGAGGAAAAAGCTAGAGGTCTGACTATTGCTATTTCTCATATTGAATATCAGACCGAGACCAGGCATTATGCCCATATTGACTGCCCTGGACATGCTGACTATATCAAGAATATGATTACCGGTGCTGCCCAGATGGACGGCGCTATTCTGGTAGTTTCCGCGCCTGACGGCCCCATGCCCCAGACCCGCGAACACGTGCTGCTGATTCACCAGGTAGAAGTGCCTGCTGTAGTAGTAGCCCTTAACAAATGTGACATGATGGATGATGAAGAACTGCTTGAGCTGGTTGAGCTTGAGGTTCGTGAACTTCTTACCAAAAACTCTTTCCCCGGTGATGAAATACCGATTGTACGGGTAAGTGCCATTAAAGCCCTTGAATGCGGCTGCGGCAAACGTGAATGTGAATGGTGCGGCAGAATCTGGAAGCTGATGGATGCTGTTGATTCCTACATACCCATTCCTCCCCGCCCGGTTGACAAGCCCTTCCTGATGAAGGTTGAAGACGTATTCAGCATCAAGGGACGCGGTACTGTTGCTACCGGCCGTGTTGAACGCGGTATTATTAAAGGCGGCGATGAAGTTGACCTGGTTGGTCTGCATCATGAACCCCGCAAGATTGTTGTTACCAGCTTGGAGATGTTCCATAAGATTCTTGACTCCGCTGAACCTGGCGATGCTGTCGGGTTGCTTCTCCGCGGTGTTGAGCGTGAAGATATCGAGCGCGGTATGGTACTTGCCAAACCCGGCTCTATCAAGCCCCATATTAATGCCGAAGCTGAAGTTTATGTACTCAGCAAGGACGAGGGCGGCCGCCATACTCCTTTCTTCAATGGCTACAAGCCCCAGTTCTTCTTTGGTACTACTGATGTAACCGGCGAAATTCATCTTCCCGAAGGCGTTGAGATGGTTGTACCCGGAGACCATGTAAAAATGAAGATTTCCACTATCTATCCGGTAGCTATGGAAAAGGGTATGCGTTTTGCCATCCGCGAAGGCGGTAAAACCGTTGGTGCGGGTGCCATCTCTCAGGTATTGTCGTAA
- the rplL gene encoding 50S ribosomal protein L7/L12 — MTIDEMMSAIKGMTVIELSELVKALEKEFGVSAAVAVAAPAAGGAAVAAAAEEEKTEFNVILKDVGANKINVIKAVRELTSLGLKEAKDMVEAAPKAVKENVSKEEADAAKKALEAAGATIEIK, encoded by the coding sequence ATGACTATTGACGAAATGATGAGTGCCATTAAGGGCATGACCGTTATTGAACTGTCCGAACTGGTAAAGGCCCTTGAAAAGGAATTTGGTGTAAGCGCTGCTGTTGCCGTAGCCGCCCCCGCTGCTGGTGGTGCCGCTGTTGCCGCTGCTGCTGAAGAAGAAAAGACCGAATTCAATGTAATCCTTAAAGATGTCGGCGCCAACAAGATTAACGTAATCAAGGCTGTCCGCGAACTTACCAGCCTGGGTCTTAAAGAAGCCAAGGATATGGTTGAGGCCGCTCCTAAGGCTGTTAAAGAGAATGTCAGCAAGGAAGAAGCTGACGCCGCCAAGAAGGCTCTTGAGGCCGCTGGCGCTACCATAGAAATCAAATAA
- the rplA gene encoding 50S ribosomal protein L1: MVTRGKKYQDAIKLLDQSLAYAPAEAIDVAKKMAAAKFDETVEMHLKMGLDPKNATQQLRGVAVLPHGLGKTVRVLVFAQGEAEKAAQAAGADVYGGDELIKKVEAGFLDFDVAISTPDMMSKVGKLGKVLGRRGLMPNPKSGTVVPAEDFKQVIEEARKGRVEFKLDRSGIVHIILGKASFEGQALLENMTSVVDAIIRSKPTGAKGQYIKSAYLATTMGPGVKMDLRAVSAMGGA, translated from the coding sequence ATGGTAACACGCGGTAAAAAATATCAGGACGCAATAAAACTGCTTGACCAGAGTCTGGCTTACGCTCCGGCTGAAGCTATTGATGTGGCCAAAAAAATGGCCGCTGCCAAGTTTGATGAAACCGTTGAGATGCATCTGAAGATGGGCCTTGATCCTAAAAATGCTACCCAGCAGTTGCGCGGCGTGGCTGTGCTGCCTCATGGATTGGGTAAGACTGTGCGTGTACTGGTGTTTGCTCAGGGTGAAGCTGAAAAAGCGGCCCAGGCAGCCGGTGCTGATGTATACGGCGGCGACGAACTAATAAAGAAGGTTGAAGCCGGTTTCCTTGATTTTGATGTGGCTATATCCACCCCTGACATGATGAGCAAGGTTGGTAAACTGGGTAAAGTTCTGGGCCGGCGCGGCCTTATGCCTAACCCCAAGAGCGGTACTGTGGTACCGGCCGAAGATTTCAAACAGGTTATCGAGGAAGCCCGCAAGGGGCGGGTGGAATTCAAGTTAGACCGTTCCGGCATTGTGCATATTATACTGGGCAAGGCCAGTTTTGAAGGTCAGGCCCTGCTGGAGAATATGACTTCTGTGGTAGATGCTATTATCCGCTCAAAGCCAACCGGTGCTAAGGGGCAGTATATCAAGAGTGCTTACCTGGCTACTACCATGGGGCCTGGTGTTAAGATGGACCTTCGGGCTGTTTCCGCCATGGGTGGCGCATAA
- a CDS encoding DivIVA domain-containing protein: MAGNNPNIFTINDHEFNITQKGLDPEQVKVFIEKLLEENSRYTAELARMKEQAEHLDSLKKLADATVMEADKLAARLKEEAVAKAKAESDSLIAKAEEKARKVYEQIYRQLNTLKQQVNSLDKDFDFKSEGAAVTAEPVMTAPVKETPVREQSDFMAKAVDTSDILESDTRELIVRDKEIELEILPPVDAVKITKIMDQLENASEVEVVELIPRPNHPVIIVYENKPNSLLDVLRKLSMVGKVNEIPASPNGSGIVRRKYEISLAANAVK, from the coding sequence ATGGCAGGCAATAACCCCAATATATTCACCATAAATGACCACGAATTTAACATAACCCAAAAAGGGCTTGACCCCGAACAGGTTAAGGTATTTATAGAAAAACTGCTTGAGGAAAACAGCCGCTATACGGCCGAACTTGCCAGAATGAAAGAGCAGGCTGAGCATCTGGATTCCCTGAAGAAACTGGCAGATGCCACGGTTATGGAGGCTGATAAGCTGGCGGCGAGGCTTAAAGAAGAGGCTGTGGCTAAAGCTAAAGCAGAGTCAGACAGCCTGATTGCAAAGGCTGAGGAAAAAGCCAGGAAAGTGTACGAACAGATTTACCGCCAGCTGAACACCCTGAAGCAGCAGGTAAACAGCCTGGACAAGGATTTTGATTTTAAGTCTGAGGGGGCAGCGGTCACGGCTGAGCCTGTAATGACCGCCCCGGTTAAAGAAACACCTGTGCGTGAACAAAGTGACTTTATGGCTAAGGCAGTGGACACCTCGGATATTCTGGAATCGGATACCCGGGAATTGATTGTACGTGACAAGGAAATAGAGCTGGAGATACTGCCGCCGGTAGATGCGGTGAAAATAACTAAAATAATGGACCAGCTGGAAAACGCCAGTGAGGTTGAGGTGGTAGAGCTGATACCCCGCCCCAATCACCCGGTGATTATAGTATATGAAAATAAGCCCAACAGCCTGCTGGATGTACTTAGGAAACTGAGCATGGTAGGCAAGGTAAATGAAATTCCGGCCAGCCCCAACGGGAGCGGGATTGTACGGCGTAAGTACGAAATATCTCTGGCGGCCAACGCCGTTAAGTAA
- the rplJ gene encoding 50S ribosomal protein L10 yields MVKKIREKKKIAVDELTDALAVAQSAVFTDYRGISTSELTTIRMKLREAGVGYRVLKNTLARRAADNTDHANIKSAFEGPVAMAYSSSDVVAPAKVLMDYLAGSKSTLKVTGGYLSNKLISVEEVAELAKLPSREVLISKVLAGMQSPIAGLAMVLNGPARGLAVVLQARMKQLEG; encoded by the coding sequence TTGGTAAAAAAGATACGTGAAAAGAAAAAGATAGCAGTTGATGAGTTAACTGACGCTTTAGCTGTTGCCCAGTCTGCGGTTTTTACCGATTACCGCGGTATCAGTACATCAGAGCTGACTACAATACGCATGAAGCTGCGTGAAGCTGGTGTAGGTTACCGTGTACTTAAAAATACCCTGGCCCGGCGCGCAGCTGACAACACTGACCATGCAAATATCAAGAGTGCGTTTGAAGGTCCGGTGGCTATGGCTTACTCTTCAAGTGATGTGGTTGCCCCGGCTAAAGTCCTGATGGACTATCTGGCTGGCTCCAAGTCTACTTTGAAAGTAACCGGCGGTTATCTCAGCAACAAGCTTATTTCCGTTGAAGAAGTAGCCGAACTTGCCAAGTTGCCGTCTCGCGAAGTGCTTATCAGCAAGGTTTTGGCTGGTATGCAGAGTCCTATTGCCGGTTTGGCAATGGTTCTCAATGGCCCTGCCCGTGGTTTGGCCGTGGTACTTCAAGCCCGTATGAAACAGCTTGAAGGCTAA
- the rplK gene encoding 50S ribosomal protein L11 — MAKKVKAIVKLQIPAGKANPAPPIGPALGQHGINIMGFCKEYNDRTASMAGTIVPAEITIYDDRSFTFITKTPPAADLLKKAAGVEAGSGTPSKSVVAVISKGQLREIASVKMKDLNAVNIEGAERIIEGTARSMGIKVE; from the coding sequence GTGGCAAAAAAAGTAAAGGCAATTGTAAAGTTACAGATACCCGCAGGTAAAGCTAATCCTGCTCCTCCCATTGGTCCGGCGCTGGGTCAGCACGGTATCAATATCATGGGGTTCTGTAAGGAATATAATGACCGCACAGCCTCTATGGCGGGCACTATTGTACCTGCTGAGATAACCATTTATGATGACCGCTCTTTTACCTTTATTACCAAGACCCCTCCGGCGGCTGACCTTTTGAAAAAGGCGGCTGGTGTTGAGGCAGGTTCGGGTACTCCCAGCAAGAGCGTAGTTGCCGTTATCTCAAAGGGGCAGCTCAGGGAAATTGCTTCGGTCAAGATGAAAGACCTGAATGCGGTTAATATTGAGGGTGCTGAGAGAATTATTGAAGGTACTGCCCGCAGCATGGGCATTAAGGTGGAATAA
- the secE gene encoding preprotein translocase subunit SecE — MCPSAQQTAKAAGKKPGFFSNLVAELKKVVWPSRPDVIKLTTMVLVVAIAVGILLGVVDYGFSWFIDNVFVK, encoded by the coding sequence ATGTGTCCTTCCGCACAGCAAACTGCCAAGGCGGCTGGTAAGAAACCTGGTTTCTTTTCCAACCTTGTTGCCGAATTGAAAAAAGTAGTCTGGCCTTCACGGCCAGACGTGATAAAGCTTACTACCATGGTTTTGGTGGTTGCTATAGCGGTTGGTATTTTACTGGGCGTTGTAGATTACGGCTTTAGCTGGTTTATTGATAACGTATTTGTGAAATAG
- the nusG gene encoding transcription termination/antitermination protein NusG, producing the protein MIVKQKNWYVVHTYSGHEERVRKGLEERIKSMDAEDDIERVVLPTEEEVEVKNGLRRTIRKKILPGYVLVQMNMNDKSWTIVRNTPGVTGFVGSEGKPTNLPPEEVSRILDQMEAESPRVKVGFRKGQSVRVIDGPFVDFIGMVDEINTEKGKVKVLLSLFGRETPVELDFLQVEKL; encoded by the coding sequence ATGATTGTTAAACAGAAGAACTGGTATGTAGTGCATACCTACTCCGGGCACGAAGAGAGAGTCCGCAAAGGTCTTGAAGAGCGGATTAAATCTATGGATGCCGAGGATGATATAGAGCGGGTTGTACTGCCTACCGAAGAAGAAGTTGAAGTCAAAAACGGTCTGCGGCGTACCATAAGGAAAAAGATACTGCCCGGCTATGTGCTGGTGCAGATGAACATGAACGATAAAAGCTGGACTATAGTCCGCAATACTCCCGGTGTGACCGGCTTTGTAGGGTCAGAGGGCAAGCCTACCAATTTGCCGCCTGAAGAAGTCAGCCGCATTCTGGACCAGATGGAAGCCGAATCACCCAGGGTTAAGGTCGGTTTCCGCAAGGGGCAGAGTGTTAGGGTTATTGACGGACCGTTTGTTGATTTTATCGGCATGGTAGACGAAATTAATACTGAAAAAGGCAAGGTTAAGGTGCTTCTCTCCCTGTTCGGGCGGGAAACTCCGGTAGAGCTTGACTTTTTGCAGGTCGAAAAGCTCTAG
- a CDS encoding HPP family protein, translating into MHLGYLRKAYRYLLKRIRELKIHWKLYLFQSFLATLVLFIIALTLSIENAVVIASIASTAFIVFTQPSSPPAVPRRIFWGHVLGFCIGCLVNLIPHQYMLTDALVYALAVGLCIFLMMIMDLKHAPAAGTALGVAITGFSPGVLIAVVTSALVLSMAQSRMKGFLKDLA; encoded by the coding sequence ATGCATCTAGGTTATTTGAGAAAAGCATACCGTTATCTGCTGAAACGGATACGTGAGCTCAAAATACACTGGAAACTATATCTTTTTCAAAGCTTTCTGGCCACCCTTGTACTTTTTATAATTGCCCTGACACTTAGTATTGAAAATGCGGTCGTTATTGCGTCTATTGCTTCCACGGCCTTCATTGTTTTTACTCAGCCCAGTTCACCCCCGGCTGTGCCGCGCCGTATTTTCTGGGGGCACGTACTGGGATTTTGTATTGGGTGTCTGGTAAATTTGATACCTCACCAATATATGCTGACTGATGCCCTGGTTTACGCTCTGGCAGTGGGGCTTTGCATTTTTTTGATGATGATTATGGATTTAAAACACGCTCCGGCGGCGGGTACAGCTCTGGGTGTTGCCATAACAGGCTTTAGCCCCGGGGTATTGATTGCGGTGGTTACCAGTGCTCTGGTGCTGTCTATGGCTCAAAGCCGGATGAAGGGTTTTTTAAAAGATCTGGCCTGA
- a CDS encoding thioredoxin family protein: MIIKVLGTGCTKCNKLEEMTKEAVLELGLSAQIVKVKDIDKISAYPVLMTPALVINEEVVVSGKLPTKEEMQKLLLSKAS, translated from the coding sequence ATGATAATCAAAGTACTGGGCACAGGATGCACCAAGTGCAACAAACTGGAAGAAATGACCAAGGAAGCCGTACTGGAACTGGGTTTGTCAGCCCAGATTGTAAAAGTAAAAGATATAGACAAAATATCAGCCTATCCCGTACTGATGACCCCGGCGCTGGTCATAAATGAAGAGGTGGTTGTATCTGGCAAACTGCCCACCAAAGAGGAAATGCAAAAACTCCTGCTTTCCAAAGCCAGCTAA